In Verrucomicrobiota bacterium, the genomic window TTCAGGACTCATAGGTCCTCACCTTCAAACAATTTATTTGTTCATTCCACTAAAAATAGCGAAGAACCACCTGTCGCGACTAAAGTTGCTCCTACCTAACAACTTCCTATATGAATATCTTCACCCTTGAATTGCCACCCCCGGGCAAGCCCTCGACTTGTTATTCTCTCTTCGTTCGTTGAGGTGTCGTCGTTGCACTCCTCGGTAGTCGACTGCGGGAGACAGCAGCCGGGCATCATGGCAATCCAACCCTACGGGCTTCGGGGTTGGATGTACCGAGGAACGACACATACATCGCAAATGCCAGCGCGTCGCAAGCAGCGGGGAATAAACCCAGTTGCGATTCAATAAACTAATCTCCGATTTACAATTTCCCATCCTCCTCAAGATTTCGATAGCACCCACTTTGACGACAATAGGTTCTCATTCCGATTCAGAAAACTTCAAGCCTGGAAGGCAGCGTGTTCCCTTCCACCCAAATGCCATCGACTTGGGTTCCTAGTGAAACGTCGTCGGGGCCTTTATGATTTCTCTGAAGAAGACTGTTTAACACATCCACTGCCATGGCACCTAACATGTCTCTACGGTGACGGATACCGGTGGAATTTTCAATGTCCTCATTCACATTCAGACTGATATAGGCAATATCTTCAGGGATGCGAAGTCCTTCCAGTCTGACAGCTTCAAGAAAATGATGGCAGCGACTAATGACCACTTCAGGTCGATGGGCGCATAACCACGATCGAATAGCTTCGAGGTCATCATCACCTTCTACCCTGAGTATTGGGATCGCATCTTCAGGTTTACCTGATTGCTGTTGAGAAAAGATATGCGCAGCGTCCCATTGGTTACTCCATCGAACGTCGATCTCCTTTTGCACCACCAGTCCAACACGACTGTACCCGCGCTCGGATAACTTCTCCCAACACTTCAACATGTCCATGTAGTGATTTTGTACGACATGGTGAAACAAAGTGTATTGAGAGGGTCGACTGATTGTCACCACTGAGAAATGTTTCCATTCGAGATCCAGTATGTCGTCGTTGTTTTCAAACGGGGCCAAAATAAGTCCTCGAATGCCTCTCGCCCGGAGAATCTGACTAAAACGTTTCGGCGAAACCCCATCTTCC contains:
- a CDS encoding LacI family DNA-binding transcriptional regulator, with translation MNPPSRIRLKDIAKEAGLSVSAVSMALKNDASMSPKTIERVKLLARKMGYTPDPALSALSAYRSKLRIKNQFSVIGLVTNWNKRDSWSGKANQKEVIRGAEERALQLGYSLQPFWAREDGVSPKRFSQILRARGIRGLILAPFENNDDILDLEWKHFSVVTISRPSQYTLFHHVVQNHYMDMLKCWEKLSERGYSRVGLVVQKEIDVRWSNQWDAAHIFSQQQSGKPEDAIPILRVEGDDDLEAIRSWLCAHRPEVVISRCHHFLEAVRLEGLRIPEDIAYISLNVNEDIENSTGIRHRRDMLGAMAVDVLNSLLQRNHKGPDDVSLGTQVDGIWVEGNTLPSRLEVF